Within Bacteroidota bacterium, the genomic segment CCTGTCACTGCCTATACCAACACCGGATGCACTGCCACCGGCGTTGCTCTTGGCACTCCCACGACTTCTGACAACTGTTCTGTGGCTTCTGTCACCAATGATGAGCCCACTGCTTTTGCATTGGGTAATACAACTGTCACCTGGACTGTCACTGACGGTTCCGGCAATGCAGCTACCTGCACACAGGTGGTCACTGTCAACGACAACCAGAATCCAACAATCAGCTGTCCGGCAAATGTCACTGTCAATGCCGATTTGGGTCAATGTTATGCTACTAACGTAAGCCTTGGCACCCCGGTGACATTGGATAACTGCGGTGTGGCTTCGGTGACGAATAATGCTCCGTCTCAGTTCCCTGTAGGAACCACAACTGTCATCTGGACGGTCACCGACAATGCGGGAAATACAGCTACCTGCCAACAACTGGTTATTGTTACCGATAATCAGAATCCGTCAATCAGCTGACCGGCCAATGTCATGGTCAATGCCGACTTAGGTCAATGTTATGCTACTGGCGTGGATCTTGGCACCCCGGTGACATCGGATAACTGCGGTGTAGCTTCTGAAACGAATAATGCACCCTCTCAGTTCCCTGTAGGAACCACAACTGTCATCTGGACGGTCACCGACAATGCGGGAAATACAGCTACTTGCCAACAACTGGTTATTGTTACCGATAATCAGAATCCGGCAATCAGCTGCCCGGCCAATGTCACAGTTGATGCTGATATGGGTCTTTGTTATGCAGCTGGCGTGAACCTTGGCACACCAGCGACATTGGATAATTGCGGTGTGGCTTCGGTGACGAATAATGCGCCGTCTCAGTTCCCCCTCGGTACCACAACTGTCATCTGGACGGTCACCGACAATGCGGGAAATACAGCTACTTGCCAACAACTGGTTATTGTTACCGATAATCAGAATCCGGCAATTAGCTGCCCGGCCAATGTCACGGTCAATGCCGACTTAGGTCAATGTTATGCTACTGGCGTGAATCTTGGCACCCCGGTGACATCTGATAACTGCAGTGTGGCTTCGGTGACGAATAATGCGCCGTCTCAGTTCCCCCTCGGTACCACAACTGTCATCTGGACGGTCACCGACAATGCAGGAAATACAGCTACTTGCCAACAACTGGTTATTGTTACCGATAATCAGAATCCGTCAATCAGCTGTCCGCCCAATGTCACGGTCAATGCCGACTTAGGTCAATGTTATGCTACTGGGGTGAATCTTGGCACCCCGGTGACATCTGACAACTGCGGTGTGGCTTCGGTGACGAATAATGCTCCGTCTCAGTTCCCTGTAGGAACCACAACTGTCCTCTGGACGGTCACCGACAATGCGGGAAATACAGCTACTTGCCAACAACTGGTTATTATTACCGATAATCAGAATCCGGCAATTAGCTGCCCGGCCAATGTTACGGTCAATGCTAATATGGGTCAATGTTATGCAACTGGCATAAACCTGGGCACCCCGCTAACATCGGATAATTGCGGTGTGGCTTCGGTGACGAATAATGCGCCGT encodes:
- a CDS encoding HYR domain-containing protein, translating into MVNADLGQCYATGVDLGTPVTSDNCGVASETNNAPSQFPVGTTTVIWTVTDNAGNTATCQQLVIVTDNQNPAISCPANVTVDADMGLCYAAGVNLGTPATLDNCGVASVTNNAPSQFPLGTTTVIWTVTDNAGNTATCQQLVIVTDNQNPAISCPANVTVNADLGQCYATGVNLGTPVTSDNCSVASVTNNAPSQFPLGTTTVIWTVTDNAGNTATCQQLVIVTDNQNPSISCPPNVTVNADLGQCYATGVNLGTPVTSDNCGVASVTNNAPSQFPVGTTTVLWTVTDNAGNTATCQQLVIITDNQNPAISCPANVTVNANMGQCYATGINLGTPLTSDNCGVASVTNNAPSQFPVGTTTVLWTVTDNAGNTATCQQLVIVTDNQNPSISCPANVTVNTDLGQCYATGLNLGTPVTSDNCGVASVTNNA